Proteins from a single region of Cyprinus carpio isolate SPL01 unplaced genomic scaffold, ASM1834038v1 S000006513, whole genome shotgun sequence:
- the LOC109111114 gene encoding transmembrane protein 41B-like, with translation MAKKRSGNRETESSPLVEQDPRPSKQTPLVKGAQSPGGASARMSILLLVTIFACSACVMYLVFRNFPELSEDEREKIKIPKDMDDAKALGTVLSKYKDTYYTQVLVAYFATYIFLQTFAIPGSIFLSILSGYLYPFPLALFLVCLCSGLGASFCYMLSYLVGRPMVYKYLTERAQKWSQQVDKHREHLINYIIFLRITPFLPNWFINITSPVINVPLGIFFLGTFLGVAPPSFVAINAGTTLYKLTTAGEAVSWNSLLVLGVLAVVSILPVCFQKKLQQKLE, from the exons ATGGCCAAGAAGAGAAGCGGAAACCGTGAGACAGAGAGCAGTCCGCTGGTAGAGCAGGATCCGAGGCCCTCCAAACAAACTCCACTCGTCAAAG GAGCCCAGTCACCAGGAGGAGCCTCTGCACGCATGTCAATCCTCCTCCTCGTCACTATCTTTGCCTGTTCGGCTTGCGTCATGTATCTGGTGTTCAGAAATTTCCCAGAACTGAGCGA AGACGAGAGAGAAAAAATCAAAATTCCTAAAGACATGGATGATGCCAAGGCATTGGGCACAGTGCTGTCCAAATACAAGGACACATATTACACCCAAGTGCTTGTAGCGTACTTTGCAACATACATCTT CCTTCAGACGTTTGCCATTCCAGGCTCCATATTTCTCAGTATACTGTCTGGTTATCTCTACCCTTTTCCATTAGCTCTCTTCCTGGTCTGTCTg TGTTCTGGCCTTGGGGCGTCTTTTTGCTATATGCTGTCTTATTTAGTCGGGAGGCCGATGGTGTACAAGTACCTCACAGAGAGAGCTCAGAAATGGTCACAACAG GTGGACAAGCACAGAGAGCACCTCATTAATTACATCATTTTTTTGAGAATAACTCCTTTCCTTCCAAACTGGTTCATCAACATCACCTCGCCGGTCATTAATGTGCCTCTGGGTATCTTCTTCCTGGGCACCTTTCTTG GAGTGGCCCCTCCATCCTTCGTGGCGATAAACGCAGGGACGACTTTGTACAAGCTGACCACAGCTGGCGAGGCCGTGTCCTGGAACTCTCTTCTCGTGTTGGGGGTTTTAGCTGTGGTCTCCATCCTTCCCGTCTGCTTTCAGAAGAAACTCCAGCAGAAACTTGAGTAG